One genomic segment of Stigmatopora argus isolate UIUO_Sarg chromosome 1, RoL_Sarg_1.0, whole genome shotgun sequence includes these proteins:
- the LOC144084558 gene encoding uncharacterized protein LOC144084558 gives MGSSVHMRITVLLAAIYLTQVITVSCQENHTNDTCVDNGQIYGNKEMWSPDPCRICVCEAGNTMCEAIICDDLGDCAQTVTPEGECCPVCVTPGTTSISNPSSAPTDEESLNCEVEGEIYAHNDIWKPVPCRVCVCDNGVSICSDVQCEVVPNCPKVMTPEGECCPVCENLASATRHIAIMGYRGHKGEPGDIPHAHLVGIRGPQGPSGPPGAQGRTGHRGFKGRRGFQGPPGFDGEPGIPGNPGAAGPPGYPSLPGGNFVSQMASGFNEKSAGLTGMVSGSRGEAGPRGPPGASGPPGPSGGQGLPGEAGEPGQMGEPGLRGPEGLPGKNGADGEAGPVGAPGEHGFPGSLGARGLPGTPGVTGLKGHKGEVGMFGPRGEPGALGLKGASGTPGSMGATGPVGPPGLMGERGRAGPSGAVGKRGAAGHVGKPGPLGPIGIPGVPGFPGVFGQKGEAGPVGVRGSGGQQGPRGDAGHVGPPGPTGQQGSEGPDGTPGARGASGIAGLMGPSGLLGPVGPPGPQGTTGIQGPKGQDGDGGVAGVKGDAGLKGERGDHGSPGLIGPMGDEGKRGPRGDAGSVGDPGPQGETGVPGNRGFSGSDGFPGAKGALGERGLPGTTGTKGLTGDLGRPGESGLTGARGLSGIIGAEGAEGKQGPQGSSGDDGKPGPAGSTGGRGLAGPMGLSGPKGLTGDPGKNGEAGSTGSQGQRGINGKDGEEGAAGPTGPAGPGGKRGEQGPQGPTGFQGLPGVPGPPGESGKPGTEGFAGEEGSDGASGLRGERGAPGARGETGPKGLQGPKGSPGTPGPDGFKGKAGGKGTAGETGSPGLQGMPGERGIPGSSGPKGDVGSVGDAGLEGKAGSDGTRGVAGPVGPPGAVGANGAKGEPGAQGPNGRRGTRGVPGSTGEHGATGAAGFPGTAGAEGQPGVKGETGEPGIKGEAGPPGPPGMAGITGVQGPVGLTGLKGGRGTQGASGSAGFPGLPGGIGPHGSLGAVGADGPIGLTGKQGPPGIRGENGAPGLQGEFGAPGPAGTPGEKGDSGEDGAPGLLGPPGTPGASGQRGPVGHPGVRGEGAMPGLPGSAGPPGKTGAPGIPGGKGPPGGIGPKGATGPRGDAGPEGVTGEEGTPGTDGLLGSRGDRGNAGPEGLAGGPGSPGNEGPVGPTGSPGKRGENGGKGSPGPHGAPGVRGKVGPQGPQGDKGPDGEQGERGQKGHRGFTGLHGLPGIAGATGDAGPPGIIGPAGPRGPPGVVGPAGKEGNMGQPGAMGAPGSRGASGDVGVQGPEGEPGPPGPPGPPGPPTAAVKEYFAAPEDFDEDGVHEFDQFFKDDVAAVPPPLPELIKDEALPNRSPINAHSTLKTLSKHLQNMQSPDGTMENPAKTCQDIKQCYPQKTSGEYWIDPNQGSTKDAIKVFCNMDSGETCISANPANISRKSWWIKSTPTANKPVWFQAQIFDGTAFRYGNAEEQPNTVAVQMKLLKLLSTESHQRITYHCKNSVAYKDTKGTMKKAMILKGANGQELRAQGSNRLRYTVIEDGCAKSNGKWAKTVFEYRTQTPIRLPIVDVAPIDIGKANQEFGLDIGPVCFS, from the exons ACACATGCGTCGACAATGGACAAATATATGGCAACAAAGAAATGTGGAGCCCTGATCCTTGTCGGATCTGCGTATGTGAGGCTGGCAACACCATGTGTGAAGCAATAATTTGTGATGACCTCGGGGACTGCGCCCAAACGGTGACCCCGGAGGGCGAATGCTGCCCGGTGTGCGTGACCCCAGGGACCACATCAATATCAAACCCTTCTTCAG CTCCCACAGATGAGGAAAGTTTAAACTGCGAGGTAGAGGGGGAGATCTACGCTCATAACGACATCTGGAAGCCAGTGCCGTGTCGTGTTTGTGTATGCGACAATGGCGTAAGCATCTGCAGTGATGTGCAATGCGAGGTGGTGCCCAATTGTCCCAAAGTGATGACCCCAGAGGGCGAGTGCTGCCCAGTGTGTGAGAATCTGGCCAGTGCCACCAGGCACATCG CTATCATGGGTTATCGg GGACACAAGGGTGAACCAGGTGATATTCCCCATGCCCAT TTGGTGGGAATCCGTGGACCACAGGGACCTAGC GGCCCTCCAGGTGCTCAGGGGAGAACTGGACATAGAGGATTTAAAGGCAGACGG GGATTCCAAGGGCCCCCAGGTTTTGATGGAGAACCTGGCATACCAGGGAATCCAGGAGCAGCTGGCCCCCCGGGTTACCCCTCTCTTCCCGGG GGTAATTTTGTCTCACAAATGGCATCAGGTTTCAATGAGAAGTCAGCAGGGTTGACCGGTATGGTGTCCGGTTCAAGG GGTGAAGCAGGACCACGAGGACCCCCTGGGGCAAGTGGACCACCT GGTCCAAGCGGTGGTCAGGGACTCCCAGGAGAGGCTGGAGAGCCAGGACAAATG GGTGAACCAGGTCTTCGAGGTCCAGAAGGATTGCCAGGAAAAAATGGTGCTGAT GGTGAGGCTGGACCTGTTGGTGCTCCAGGAGAGCATGGATTCCCAGGATCATTG GGTGCACGAGGACTTCCCGGTACTCCAGGAGTTACAGGTCTGAAAGGCCACAAG GGTGAAGTGGGCATGTTTGGTCCCAGAGGAGAGCCAGGAGCTCTGGGTCTCAAG GGTGCTTCTGGAACTCCTGGATCTATGGGTGCTACTGGCCCAGTG GGGCCACCAGGATTAATGGGAGAAAGAGGACGAGCAGGTCCATCTGGTGCTGTG GGAAAACGTGGAGCTGCTGGACATGTTGGCAAACCAGGTCCTCTG GGTCCAATTGGAATCCCTGGTGTGCCTGGCTTCCCAGGTGTCTTTGGACAGAAG GGTGAAGCTGGACCAGTTGGTGTGAGAGGAAGTGGAGGTCAGCAGGGACCCAGAGGAGATGCAGGTCACGTTGGGCCACCAGGGCCCACTGGACAGCAG GGATCTGAAGGGCCTGATGGAACGCCAGGAGCCAGAGGCGCATCA GGCATAGCAGGTCTGATGGGTCCATCAGGGCTGCTGGGTCCAGTTGGGCCTCCAGGACCCCAGGGAACCACTGGAATACAAGGACCAAAAGGACAAGAT GGTGATGGCGGTGTGGCTGGAGTGAAAGGAGACGCTGGACTTAAAGGCGAAAGA GGCGACCATGGTTCTCCTGGTCTGATCGGCCCCATGGGAGATGAAGGCAAGCGCGGACCCCGAGGTGATGCAGGTTCTGTCGGTGACCCGGGACCTCAAGGCGAGACA GGAGTCCCTGGGAATCGTGGGTTTTCTGGTTCGGATGGTTTCCCAGGAGCAAAa GGAGCTCTGGGTGAAAGAGGGCTTCCAGGCACAACCGGTACAAAAGGTCTGACAGGAGATCTTGGACGACCTGGAGAGTCTGGGTTAACTGGTGCCCGG GGTCTGTCTGGAATTATTGGTGCCGAAGGAGCAGAAGGCAAGCAAGGACCAcag GGCTCATCCGGAGATGATGGCAAACCAGGCCCAGCTGGTTCAACTGGAGGTCGGGGTTTAGCCGGACCCATGGGCCTATCAGGTCCAAAAGGCCTCACT GGTGATCCTGGAAAAAATGGCGAGGCTGGCAGTACTGGGTCCCAGGGTCAAAGA GGAATCAACGGAAAAGATGGGGAGGAGGGAGCTGCAGGACCAACTGGCCCTGCT GGTCCAGGAGGGAAGAGAGGCGAGCAGGGACCACAGGGACCCACTGGGTTCCAG GGTTTGCCCGGAGTGCCAGGCCCACCAGGAGAATCTGGTAAACCAGGAACTGAG GGATTTGCTGGAGAGGAAGGATCTGACGGAGCCTCAGGATTGAGG GGAGAAAGAGGCGCACCAGGAGCAAGGGGTGAAACTGGACCCAAAGGACTACAGGGACCTAAAGGTAGTCCAGGTACTCCAGGACCAGATGGATTCAAG GGAAAAGCCGGAGGAAAGGGGACCGCTGGGGAAACGGGAAGTCCAGGACTTCAGGGGATGCCAGGGGAAAGAGGCATTCCAGGCTCTTCAGGCCCAAAAGGGGATGTG GGCTCTGTTGGTGATGCAGGACTAGAAGGCAAAGCTGGAAGCGATGGAACTCGT GGTGTGGCTGGACCAGTTGGACCTCCAGGTGCTGTTGGAGCCAATGGTGCCAAG ggtgaacCTGGTGCACAAGGACCTAACGGACGCCGAGGAACAAGAGGAGTACCT GGTTCGACTGGTGAGCATGGTGCAACTGGAGCTGCAGGTTTCCCTGGAACTGCT ggtgCTGAAGGTCAGCCTGGGGTCAAAGGAGAGACTGGGGAACCAGGCATTAAGGGTGAAGCaggaccacctggaccaccaggAATGGCGGGCATAACAGGAGTGCAG GGCCCGGTTGGTCTGACTGGACTCAAAGGTGGCAGAGGAACGCAGGGTGCATCG GGTTCTGCTGGTTTCCCTGGCTTACCTGGTGGCATCGGGCCACACGGTTCACTT GGTGCTGTTGGAGCAGATGGGCCAATTGGTTTAACTGGAAAGCAGGGGCCCCCAGGTATTCGAGGTGAAAATGGGGCCCCTGGACTTCAAGGGGAGTTTGGTGCTCCTGGCCCAGCAGGCACACCTGGAGAGAAGGGTGACTCTGGAGAGGATGGTGCACCA GGTCTTTTGGGACCTCCAGGTACTCCTGGCGCTTCAGGACAGCGAGGCCCTGTGGGTCATCCTGGTGTGAGAGGAGAAGGAGCCATGCCAGGCTTGCCTGGTTCTGCC ggTCCTCCGGGAAAAACAGGAGCTCCTGGAATTCCAGGTGGAAAAGGTCCTCCTGGTGGTATTGGTCCAAAGGGAGCCACAGGGCCAAGAGGAGATGCGGGGCCTGAG GGTGTAACTGGAGAGGAAGGAACTCCTGGAACCGATGGACTTTTAGGTTCAAGA GGTGATAGAGGTAATGCTGGTCCTGAGGGTCTGGCTGGAGGTCCAGGTTCTCCAGGAAATGAAGGCCCAGTGGGCCCTACTGGCAGTCCTGGAAAGAGAGGCGAAAAT GGTGGCAAAGGATCGCCCGGACCCCATGGAGCACCTGGAGTACGAGGCAAAGTG ggccctcaaggaccacaGGGTGACAAAGGACCAGATGGCGAACAAGGAGAGAGAGGTCAGAAAGGTCACAGAGGTTTTACTGGTCTCCATGGTTTGCCAGGAATTGCT GGTGCTACTGGAGATGCTGGTCCTCCAGGTATCATTGGGCCAGCTGGGCCGAGG GGCCCTCCAGGTGTGGTGGGTCCTGCCGGGAAGGAGGGTAACATGGGCCAGCCTGGAGCAATGGGTGCACCCGGAAGCAGAGGAGCCAGCGGCGACGTTGGAGTTCAG GGTCCTGAGGGAGAACCAGGACCCCCAGGGCCTCCAGGACCACCAGGACCTCCCACTGCAGCTGTAAAGGAATATTTTGCTGCTCCTGAGGATTTTGATGAGGACGGCGTGCATGAATTTGATCAGTTCTTCAAGGATGACGTGGCGGCTGTCCCTCCTCCACTTCCAGAGTTAATTAAAGATGAGGCTCTTCCTAATAGGAGTCCCATCAATGCCCACAGCACTCTAAAAACCCTCAGCAAGCATttgcaaaacatgcagagtcCAGATGGGACAATGGAGAATCCTGCAAAAACTTGTCAGGACATCAAGCAATGCTATCCACAGAAAACAAGTG GAGAGTACTGGATCGATCCAAACCAAGGAAGCACTAAAGATGCCATCAAGGTGTTTTGCAACATGGACAGTGGTGAAACCTGCATCTCTGCTAATCCAGCCAATATTTCCCGCAAATCCTGGTGGATAAAATCCACTCCCACTGCCAACAAACCTGTTTGGTTTCAAGCACAGATTTTCGACGGAACCGCA TTCCGTTATGGGAATGCTGAGGAGCAGCCAAACACTGTGGCAGTTCAAATGAAGCTATTAAAGCTTCTGTCCACAGAGTCTCACCAGAGAATCACCTACCACTGCAAGAACAGTGTGGCTTATAAAGACACTAAGGGCACTATGAAGAAAGCCATGATCCTTAAAGGCGCCAATGGTCAGGAGCTAAGGGCCCAAGGCAGTAACCGCCTGCGATATACTGTCATTGAGGATGGTTGTGCG AAGTCTAACGGAAAGTGGGCGAAGACAGTATTTGAATACAGGACTCAAACCCCCATCAGGCTGCCCATTGTGGACGTGGCACCCATTGACATTGGAAAGGCCAATCAGGAGTTCGGCCTTGACATCGGACCTGTGTGTTTCTCATGA